The sequence CTGGTGCCAGGCCCAACAGATGCAGCTTCAAGCTCAGCAGCCCTGTCTCCCAATctccatacccctgaaccagccctgtctcccaacTGAAGAAGGAGGTGAGCAGCATTGTGTTGAATGACATGTCAGTTGGCAATATATTGATGACAGGAATGTGATTCTTCAGTCAGGAAAAATCTCACTTGACACAGAGGCAGCCAATATCAGAGCCTTAAAGGAAGAGATGCAGTCTCTCCTGTCTGAGGCAACACTGATTGCTACGCAAATGGATGTTGCACCTAAATTTAGCAAGGAACACAGCCACCAGAGaaaaaggaagagattccatgatgagacctctcaagaggagacagctcaggacagtgcagcagcggtgtttgggaacacagaggaaaaggaagagattccatgatgagacctctcaagaggagacggctcaggacagtgcagcagcggtgtttgggaacacagaggaaaaggaagagattccatgatgagacctctcaagaggagacagctcaggacagtgcagcaaCGATGTTTCAGAACACAGTGTTTTTTACTGCTATGGACAACATCATAAGTGACTTGGACACTAGGTTCCACACCACTGCAAAAATTGTTGAAGAAATGTCTGCTGTCCTGAAAGTTGGGCAGATTAGTGAGGATAAAGTCCCTTCTGTGTGCCAACCACTGATCATGAAGTACTCCAGAGATCTTACACCTGAGTTTCAAAATGAAGTAAGACACCTGAACACTGTATGTGCTGCCACTTTCCCCCTAACTTGTCCCCTGTTTGTTTCCTGAAAGCAATTTGTAAGATGCAGCTACAAAGCATTTTTTGGAGAAGTGTGCATAGCTTTATGTATATTTTGCAAACTGCCTGTGACTTGCTGGTGGCAAAAGAGCTTTCAGTAAGCTAAAACTGATAAACTATTTGAGGTCCGCTATGTCCCAGGGCAGGCTTTGCAGTCTTGCCATGCTGTCCACTGAAAGTCAGTTAGCTAGAAAGCTGGACTTCAAAGACTTGATCAGTGACTTTGCTAGCAAGAAGGCTCGGCGCTAGGCTCTTGGTGAGTAAGACTGAGCAAGGGCCAGTGATAACTGTTAAATGGCATGGTTATGGATATTGGATCACTACACACATGATGCCCACAGGCTGAGAACAAGActgagaaaaatatatatctcAAAGTAATGGCAGGATTGTCATAAAATGTGTTGTACACAATCAAGACCACAAGTGGAATAAACCTATTGATTTGGTGACCACTTGACCTTTCCTCTacattttacgtcatttagcagacgctcttatccagagcgacttacagtagtgaatgcatacatttcatttcatgcatttgtttttgtactggccccccatgggaatcgaacccacaaccctggcgtgggacacaccatgctggcgttgcaaacaccatgctctaccaactgagccaccatgaggccttttcatttccatttccattttgttttccatttcCCATATCCACTTTTACAGCTGCTTATTTTCTAGTTGGTATGTATGCTTAGTTCAAAAATCTGCTTCTGATTTTATAATTATGTTTGTTATATCATTCTATAGATGataatgttaatttattttaattgaagaggttcatgtatatttaagttatatttattttaagttattcaataatgttaagagaattttcccattaaaattacatttagaCTGTAAAAGATGGCCTGTAGCACATTTCTTATAGAGGGTATCAGTCTTGCATCAAATAGTGAATTCCACTGTATGCAgaatgctgcacacacacacacagtgttatattttcacagcTCACTGTCAGTAAATATCGTACAGTATATATTGGACTACAAGAGAGTTGAAAGCCTGCAATGGTAGAGTTATTTAAAGCTTTGAATGGGTCGACTGGGTTCTGGAGGTGTGTGGTTACAACAATTGTGCagggttggtgtggcctgtggtggtggggcccAATGTGATATCTTTTCATGGGGCCCAAAATCCCTGGCTGCGCCCTTGCGCTCTCTCCTTGGGCAATGGCCCACTCGCACTGGCGTGTTGCACTGGCACACACGCAGCACCACAGACATGCACTGAAGGGTCATTCCGATAATGgctgatatatatacttttttaatGGATTGATCATATTTGAAAGTGTGCTTTAATGAATTACATTACCAACAATTATAAAACTCCTTTCCGGGACTTTTCATGACCTCACAAACCCTCATTTGACAACTTGGAACAGCGCATCATGCCATTCAGGCTGGCACATTTTCAATCTGTGCAATCTCAAACAGCCTACTGTCACTCACAGATTGACAGCCTCTAAGCAACAATGGTTTTCCTGTAAAAATAAATGAGCATGCTTGAAAGACATATACATGGATTTCGAACACCATATATGATGTGTTAGTACAATATCAATGTAAATAGTTTAAAAAGATTAACCTTAAGACAAATAGGACTGTCTCTCTTATCTCTTTGGTCACTGAGATTTCCACCACATTGGCTCATGTTGTTTGCCTGAGGCTTGATGTACTTTGGTCTTAGTGGCTATGTGCAGTGCTGTAGAAAATTGAGGACCTGCTCTCCATCCATCAGCAGTCAACCATGAAACAACATGTTTGGCCAACAGGGATTGAATCTGTGATATTTTGGTGATTTGTCTCTCTGTAATTCCTACCATAGCCAACTTGACTTCTACATTAGCTTTCTGATACATAGTTTGTCATTACATGGAAATACAGTATAATAAATGTTACACATTTGTGCACGTTAGATCATTTCATGGACAAAGTTATCAGTATTATTTATAGGGTGACCGATTTGTAAACATTTTCCAAAAAGTCTGGACTGTAATATGAATTTATATTCATCCAACCCATATCCCTTTTTCAAATGAATTGTTAAAAAAATGGTTGACATTGACTTGTATCTAGCACATACATAGACATTCTAAATTAAACAAATTTGGTTTCCTGACCCCCTCCCTAACAATTATTTCCCAGAGGAAACAaacattttctattgtgtttaGCAGGGCCGGCCACAGGGATAAGCAACATAAACAGTTGGTTTTTGGGGGGGaacagtcagggtctcaacttactgttgagagttagaatagtagaatacacaaggtgcaggGTCGAAATTTGTTTGtgtatcagcagtttttctcttgttatgtcagtcactgacagtcactaaattagccatgtcagctaacaatttttagattgggTAAATTattctagctagctatctaatcttgtagtaatcatggccgaataccgaTCAGGCatgcagggcacgtgcccaggggcctTGACCTCCAAATGGTCAAATAATTTAACTGTCAATGATAGATGTGGTCATAGACACGACAACTACTACTATATTGAGGGAGTGTGAGGACAATGTAGTGTATGTCCAGTATTTAAAGTTATAAGATAAGATATTGGTTAGCCTTCTCTTTCAGCTCTCTTCTAGTGGAGATCACAGATCATTGACTTGGCTTCACCACCAGTCTTGACTTCACTCAAAAGCCATTGTAAGCAACAGCATAAGTGCCTAGACGTGATTGTTAATGTGCCATTCCATCAACTGCAGATTTGAATCATTTAGGAgacgcacttatccagagcgacttacagaagcaattagggttaagtgccttgctcaagggcaccgacagatttttcacctagtcaactTGGAgattcgaactagcaacctttcggttagtggACCAACGCTCTTAATcgataggctacctgctgatGAATAATATGTCAATCTTGTTTAGCATTGTTCTGAATCTGGCAACTTTTAGTGTACACTGTACAGTTGGCAGGCAATAAAATATTCAACAGGATGATTGTCTAATGAGCCATTAATACATTAGGAAGTCTGTTAACATTAATACATTAGGAAGTCTGTTAACATTAATACATTAGAAAGTCTGTTAAGGTCTGATATATGATAGTTATTGTGGTCCGTGGCTAATGGATAATAGCTTGGTTGGCAAACAGGAAGGCCACAAATTACTGAAAAAATACCCTCGAAGAGCAAGATGCATTTCCCATCACCAAATGAGATTAGTGGTCCTAAGACATATTTCTTTCCACTGTATTGACAAGTATTGTTTGCTAGGTTTTAGTCTCCAAGATCAccacaatatacagttgaagttggaagtttacatacacttaggttggagtcattaaaactcgtttgtcaaccactccacaaatgtcttgttaacaaactatagttttggcaagtcggttaagacatctactttgtgcatgacacaagtaatttttccaacaattgtttacagacagattatttgactaataattcactgtatcacaattccagtgggtcagaagtttacatacactaagttgactgtggctgtaatcagcttggaaaattccataaaatgatgtcatggcattagaagcttctgattgactcaaatgatgtcaattagcctatcggaggtgtacctgtggatgtatttcaaggcaaaccttcaaactcagtgcctctttgcttgacatcatgggaaaaactaaagaaatctgccaagacctcaggaaaaaaatgtagacctccacaagtctggttcatccttgggagcaatttccaaacgcctgaaggtaccacgttcatctgtacaaacaatagtacgcaagtataaacaccatgggaccacgaagccatcaaaccgctcaggaaggagacccgttctgtctcctagagatgatgcgaaaagtgcaaatcaatcccagaacaacagaaaaggaccttgtgaagatgctggaggaaaccggtacaaaagtatctatatccacagtaaaacgagtcctatatcgacataacctgaaaggccgctcagcaaggaagaagccactgctccaaaaccgacataaaaaagccagactacgatttgaaactgcacaaggggacaaagattgtactttttggagaaatgtcctctggtctgatgaaacaaaaatagaactgttggccataatgaccatcgttatgtttggaggaaaaagggggaggcttgcaagccaaagaacaccatcccaaccatgaagcatggggtggcagcatcatgttgtgggggtgctttgctgcaggaggaactggtgcacttcacaaaatagatggcatcatgaggtaggaaaaatatgtggatatattgaagcaacatctcaagacatcagtcaggaagttaaagctcggtcacaaatgggtcttccaaatggaccccaagcatacttctaaagttgtggcaaaatggcttaaggacaacaaagtcaaggtattggagtggccatcacaaagccctgacctcaatcctatagacaatttgtgggcagaattgaagtgtgtgggagcaaggaggcctacaaacctgactcagttacactagctctgtcaggaggaatgtgccaaaattcacccaacttattgtgggaactttgtggaaggctacccgaaatgtttgactcaagttaaacaatttaaaggcaatgctaccaaatactaattgagtctgtaaacttctgacccactgggaatgtgatgaaagaaataaaagctgaaataaataattctctctactattattctgacatttcacattctgaaaataaagtggtgatcctaactgacctaagacaggacatttttactaggattaaatgtcaggaattgtgaaaaactgagtttaaatgtatttggctaaggtgtatgtaaacttccgacttcaattgtatccTCATGTCGCTACTAAAAAGCCACAATGGATCCCATCAACCATTTCCTATCTTTATCCCATAGTAGACAAAGTTGTCAATTATTGAGCTTGTATGAGATCGTTATTGTGCATGTGTCGATGAGGCAATGATGTGTGTCTATAGTGTGAGATTTCACTGTTATTAAGTTAGTGCTACATCATGTCACCATTATCTCCAGGGACACTCTCAAGTGAGAGAAAATGCATGGTAAtccatgtgtcacggttgtcgtctggaatggaggaccaaaacgcagcaggaatgtgaatgctcatcttgatatttattgaaaccaagaaaacaccaaaataacaaacgacgAAGAACTCACAAACAACTAAACAGTCTTGTAACGCTCACCCATGCAAAAcaagagacaatctcccacaaacactaaaccaaacacatacccatatataggactctcaatcagaggcaacgagaaagcacctgcctccaattgagagtccaaccccccattaacctaaacatagaaatacaactaactagactaaacatagaaatacattaacaaggaacagtgcccaaaaaccccggaatacataaatcaaatacccttctacaaaaacaccaccccgaaccacataaaacaaataccctctgccacgtcctgaccaaactacaataacaaataacccttttactggtcaggacgtgacaccatgcaTGCCTTCCATTCTATGTTATGGGAGTAACGCTAATAAGCATCACCCCCCTCAGTGACAGTACAAATCTTTTAATAAGTCAGAGATACATTTTCTTGTCTCTCATAAAAGTCAGCCAACAGCTGCTTTTGAACAGTACtttaaaaggggcaatctgtgattGCTACATCAAATGTTTACTTTTCATTTAATAGAATATATTAACTGAgttcacaggatgacagaaaGGACAAAATATCAGTTGGATATCAAAGCAAGCATTTTATCATGTAGGAACTATCTTCCTTGATGTTCAATCATGAGTCTCAATACACAATCTGGAGTGAATCTGACATGGTTCATGAGGATCATTTTGAGCATCAGCATTACATATGCAAAGAATGAGTTGTTAATATTTTCCTTGTGTTTTGAGATATCAATTCCAAATTCCATGACAGCGATGACACGTTGCAAGTTGACAGTGGTTTACAGTGGCTTAAAATGACATGTAAAATCTGATTTGGGATTTGTCAATTACTCAgccatcttttgaccaatccctTAGCTTTTCTTAAACTAAGTTATAGCTGCAATATGACCAAATTCACGTTGAAATCTATGTTATAGATCTGCCATTCTCATTGAActcaagtctaagaagcggtagatctgttctatgtgcactatttccatgcttcccattcttaagttttgtttctGCGTCTTTCACATTTGTTTTAGTACACCAGCTTCACATAGTTGAACATACAATATTttttgttatggaaaatatatttcacagcagtttagattgtacaatgattctctaaacaatatttgcttgttttgtcacaaactgaaattaggcaaacaattacaattttagcaaccaggaaatggaggaacaatttctgcatagtgcatctttaagatATGAACCATGGATCTAGATTCCACATTTGGTGTAATTTGGTCCTATGGTTCATGAGAAGCATATTTTAGCACTGGTATAGTGTGGCCATCTTTGAATGCATCAATGctattttctccatctctttagggACCATTGTGATGAGCCCAAAGACAACATTTGTAGTGAATCTGACTTTGAGTacatgacaaaaaaaatgtatgattatTTTAATCATTAGCATTACATAGTCAAATAAGTGAATTGTTAATAGTTTCCTTATTTTTTAAGATATCAGTGCAAAAACATGGTTCATTATGGTAATTATTTGATGACCCTAAAAGGTTAAGTTGATAGGCCGTTGTGAAGTGGATTTTTCAAAGGATTTAAATGGACATCAAACATCTGATTTCCTGATTTACCAATAACTCAGCCATTTCTTAACTAATCCCTTTGCTTTCCTTGAACTATGTTAAGAGATATGTCAAATGTGGCGTCCAATATGATGATTTAAGTGAGACTGCTCATAACGGCGGTGCCATCTTTTTGAACAAGTTACTGATGGCCTCTAGTTTCTAGTTACTAATCTATGCTTGAGTTATTTGACCATGTTAGGGGAAAAAACATCTAAGAATAACAATAGGCTGTGAACCCCTAATAAATGCCTATTGAGTTTacttcaactgtcgtaccccccagaaccaaaaatataagcttgtattattacatttattgtaaataatgtaattgtaaacaaacactgtatagcctcaaagcatggttaaaactatatttgtatatcatggatggccagtcatCGCTTCCATAGATATGTctgtgaatttgagagtggttccatttctccagccttatccctcagctttttaccaaaacagtggcggggtttccactttgttattgtttgactGCAGATTCCACCATTTAACCACTAATAGTATTTTTTCAGCATAATGTTGCACTGACTGTAATTGAAAGAACTGAATAATAAGGCTATGATAGCAATACCTGCGCAATGAGCATATGTCCCTGAATGCCCCGAGAGAAGAATCAGCAAAGGCAGATTATAGATATGACCAACAGATGGCAgcaatacagtggcttgcaaaagtattcaccctcttggcatttttcctattttgttgccttacaacctggaattaaaatagattttttgggggggggagtgtatcatttgatttacacaacatgcctaccactttgaagatgcaaaatattttttggggtgaagcaaacaagaaataagacaaaaagaacttgagggtgcataattattcaacccccccaaagtcaatactttgtagagcaaacttttgcagcaattacagctgcaagtctcttggaggatgtctctacaagcttggcacatctagccactgggatttttgcccattcttcaaggcaaaactgcttcagctccttcaagttggatggcttccgctggtgtacagcaatctttaagtcataccacagattctcaattggattaaggtctgggctttgactagaccatttcaagacatttaaatgtttccccttaaaccacttgagtgttgctttagcagtatgcttatggtcattgtcctgctggaaggtgaacctctgtcccagtctcaaatctctggaagtctgaaacaggtttccctcaaggatttccctgtatttagcccttcaattccttcaattctgaccagtttcccagtccctgccaatgaaaaacatccccacagcatgatgctgccaccaccgttcttcactgtagggatgttgttctcggggtgatgagaggtgttgggtttgcaccagacatagcgttttccttgatggccaaaaagctacattttagtctcatctgaccagagtaccttcttccatatgtttggggtttctcccacatgccttttggcaaaaaccaaacatgtttgcttatttttttctggccactcttccctaaagcccagctctgtggagtgtacggcttaaagtggtcctatggacagatactccaatctccgctgtggagctttgcagctccttcagggttatctttggtctctttgttgcctctctgattaattccctccttgcctggtccgtgagttttggtgggcggccctcttggtttgttgtgttgccatattctttgtcgctgacctgtttggagagctccttggtcttcatagtgccgcttgcttggtggtgacccttgcttagtggtgctgcagactctggggcctttcaaaacaagtgtatatatactgagatcatgtgacagatcatgtgacacttagattgcacacaggtggactttatttaactagttatgtgacttctgactgtaattggttgcaccagatcttatttagaggcttcatagcaaaagggtgAAGACATACGCACGCACcacttttaattttttaaattttaactTTTCTTTTAAACAAGTAGTTTTTTTcaattcacttcaccaatttgacctattttgtgcatgtccattacatgaaatccaaataaaaatcaatttaaattataagttgtaatgcaacaaaataggaaaacgccaatacttttgcaaggcacagtAGATCCAAAACcatcttttaaaaaatgtattatttcaacCTTCTACACATCTTTGTTGTATGTTGGTAGTGTACATATcatttttacaatataatttGAAGTTAGACACAAAATTGTTGTCACAAAATATTATATTTGGATATGAGGGAGAAATAATTAATACCTTGCTGCTCTTCTTGTCTCAGGTTATGGAGAGATCTATCCGGTGACCCTGAATGGTAAGGTGGTCTGTATCCTGTATGCCATGGTGGGTATCCCCCTCATGCTCCTGGTCATCACAGATGTGGGAGACCTCATGGCCGTGCTCCTGTCCAGGGCCTACATCCACCTGCACACTCTCTTCTGCAGATTGCGTCAATTTGGCCGCTGGTTCCCCTCCCATCACACAGAGAAGCCAGGGGACGGGGGCCAGGGGGGCCTCCAGGAAGGAACCTACACATTCAGCCACAAGGTGGTGGTCCAGGAGCCCATCGACATCCGACAGGTCCTTCACAGCCAGCAGTCTGTGAAGCGCAAGTCCAACCGGTTGCTGAACAACACAAAGATCTTTGACAGCATCATTGCACGGGAGAACTTCAACAGGCAGGGCCCACTGGTGAGGAGCCTTTCTTGCCATGACCTGGACAGCATGCCTCCCTTGCCCAAGGACTTTGCCATCTGGGACTTCACAGGCATCGGGGAGAGTATGGACAAGCTAAACGTCCCGCTGCTCCTCATCCTGGTGGTGGTGTTTGCCTACATCCTGTTTGGAGGCCTCATCCTGCCCCTGTGGGAGACAGAGTTCGACACCTTTGACGCCTACTACTTTTGCTTCATCACCCTCACCACCATTGGCTTCGGTGACATCGTGCCCAACCACCCCAAGTACTTCATGCTCACCTTCGTCTTCATCATCACGGGCATGGCCATCATGTCCATGGCCTTCAAGCTCGGCCAGTCACGCATCGTCAGCTGTTACCGCCAGTGCATGCTCTGTATCAGCGGGGGGAAGGTGGAGAGGTATGACGAGTTGGGGAGCGACTGAATCGAAGAGTTTTTGTCCCCATCAGGCAGCTCAAGAGTTCTAGGGTTATAAGGCCCTGCACTGTGGGTCCAAAAAGCACTTAGAGTGGAGTTGTTCTGTACGGCTGACTTGGGAACAGTGTCTAGCTCAGGGCAGTGCAAAGATAACCCTTGAGTTGACCCCTCATCATTAGCATGAGCAAATGAAAAGGTGCATGCGGCCAAAGCTTAAAGACATCCTCCAGTGATTTTTAAAATgttcctgttgaaaagtgatatcccaagtataaatacagtaaagtacacacactcaAGGGTAAAACCAAAAAGTTTTGAgaaaaatagtgttttttagacACAATTACAAACTTCAAGGAATAgggcattcaaggagttggtctgatgggaaGTCGTGATGTCATCACCCTCCCTGCTTGCCTGAGGAACAATAGAGGAACATTAGAGAACAAAAGTGGAAAGGCTCACCTCACCACTTGTGATATGTCATGACTCACCtcgaccacctattgagatgttccttttgttaagtaaatcaggtatTAAATGAGGTGAAAATGAGACTGGAGTGCCACTTTAAGCAAAATTGTGTGATGTTATCTGTGTGAGATTCATCTTACATGTCTGTTGCCTGAATATACACTGGGTGTACAGacgtggccaaatgttttgagaatgacacaaacatacattttcacaaagtctgctgcctcactttgtatgatggcaatttgcatatactctggaatgttatgaagagtgatcagattaattgcaattaattgcaaagtccctctttgccatgcaaatgaactgaatccccaaaaaacatttccactgcatttcagccatgccacaaaaggaccagctgacatcatgtcagtaattctctcgttaacacaggtgtgagtgttgacgaggacaacgctggagatcactctgtcatgctgattgagtttgaacaacagactggaagcttcaaaaggagggtgatgcttggaatcattgttcttcctttgtcagccatggttacctgcaaggaaacacgtgttgtcatcattgctttgcacaaaaagggcttaacaggcaaggatattgctgccagtaagattgcacctaaatcaaccatttatcggatcgtcaagaacttcaaggagagcggttcaaatgttcagggcgcccaagaaagtccagcaagcgctaGGACCATCtactaaagttgattcagctgcgggatcggggcaccaccagtacagagcttgctcaggaatggcagcaggcaggtgtgagtgcatctgcacgcacagtgaggtgaagacttttggaggatggcctggtgtcatgaagggcagcaaagaagccacttctctccaggaaaaacatcagggacagactgatattctgcaaaaggtacagggattggactgctgaggactggggtaaagtcattttctctgacgaATCccttttccaattgtttggggcatccggaaaaaagcttgtccggagaagacaaggtgagcgctaccatcagtcctgtgtcatgccaacagtaaagcatcttgagaccattcatgtgtggggttgcttctcagccaagagagtgggctcactcacaattttgcctaagaacacagacatgaataaagaatggtaccaacacatcctccgagagcaactccTCCCAACCATCCAAAACATCGATATttggggtccatggccaggaaactccccagaccttaatcccattgagaacttgtggtcaatcctcaagaggcgggtggacaaacaaaaacccacaaattctgacaaactccgagcgttgattatgcaagaatgggctgccatcagtcaggatgtggcccagaagttaattgacat comes from Salmo trutta chromosome 18, fSalTru1.1, whole genome shotgun sequence and encodes:
- the LOC115153162 gene encoding potassium channel subfamily K member 18-like, with the protein product MSLTEGKARSSIEKSKKWNLWKLFPHVFLILSLVGYAALGAVLFWYIEGGRVYKTEGEYREFLGELVRTIQNYPVNSSSNSTQEQDLVKELEKEINRGFKSIWLQRPERWTYDASLFFCCTVFTTVGYGEIYPVTLNGKVVCILYAMVGIPLMLLVITDVGDLMAVLLSRAYIHLHTLFCRLRQFGRWFPSHHTEKPGDGGQGGLQEGTYTFSHKVVVQEPIDIRQVLHSQQSVKRKSNRLLNNTKIFDSIIARENFNRQGPLVRSLSCHDLDSMPPLPKDFAIWDFTGIGESMDKLNVPLLLILVVVFAYILFGGLILPLWETEFDTFDAYYFCFITLTTIGFGDIVPNHPKYFMLTFVFIITGMAIMSMAFKLGQSRIVSCYRQCMLCISGGKVERYDELGSD